The Acidovorax sp. RAC01 genomic sequence AAGGGCGCTGACATGGGTGCTGCTTTCGGCAGCGGCAGCTCGGGTAGCCTTTTTGGCGCGAGCGGCAGTGCAAACTTCCTTTCGCGTACCACGGCTGTGCTGGCTGCGGTTTTCTTTGTGGCGACCCTGGCCCTGGCTTACTTCGGCAACGCGCGCCCGGCTGGTTCGGGCAGTGTGCTCGAAACGCCTGCGGCAGTGGCTCCGACAACCGGCGCACCCGCATCGGAGGCGGCGATTGCCCCTGCGGTCCCTGCATCCGGCGCAGCCCAGATTCCGACCAAATAAACTTTACAAAAATGCCTGCTCCGAACCGGAGCAGGGTTTTTCCGGAGTAGAATTCCGGATTGTCTGGAAAGCCAAAGCCGCAAGGTCCTCATGCCATCCAGATACAAAAATCAGCCGTCGTGGTGAAATTGGTAGACACGCTATCTTGAGGGGGTAGTGGCGAAAGCTGTGCGAGTTCGAGTCTCGCCGACGGCACCAAACAAAGGCCTGCCTGCACGCCCCGCACGAGGGGTCTGACGGGTAAGGCCACAGCGGTGAGCACATCCTCAAGATGAACCTCGATCAGTACCTCCCCGTCCTTTTGTTCATCTTGGTTGGCATCGCCGTTGGCGTGGTGCCCCTGGCCTTGGGTTACATCCTTGGTCCCAATCGCCCGGATGACGCGAAAAACTCCCCTTACGAATGCGGTTTCGAGGCGTTCGAAGACGCTCGCATGAAGTTTGACGTGCGCTACTACCTGGTGGCCATTCTCTTCATTCTTTTCGATCTCGAAATCGCCTTTCTGTTTCCCTGGGCAATCGCTCTTCATGAGGTTGGCATGACCGGCTTTGTGGCGGTGGTCATTTTCCTGGCCATTCTGGTCGTCGGTTTTGCCTACGAGTGGAAAAAGGGCGCCCTCGACTGGGAATGAGCAGGCTGCAACAAGGATGATGCAATGATTGAAGGCGTGATGAAGGAAGGGTTCATCACCACGAGCTACGACTCTGTGGTGAACTGGGCCAAGACGGGCTCGCTTTGGCCAATGACTTTCGGTCTGGCGTGCTGTGCGGTCGAAATGATGCATGCAGCCGCTGCCCGTTATGACATTGGCCGGTTTGGCGCAGAGGTGTTTCGCGCCAGTCCCCGCCAGTCTGACCTGATGATCGTTGCGGGCACGCTTTGCAACAAGATGGCGCCAGCCTTGCGCAAGGTGTATGACCAGATGTCGGAGCCCCGCTGGGTTTTGTCCATGGGTTCCTGTGCCAACGGCGGCGGCTATTACCACTACAGCTACTCTGTGGTCCGTGGCTGTGACCGTATCGTCCCGGTGGATGTGTACGTGCCCGGTTGCCCGCCCACTGCAGAAGCGCTGATCTACGGAATCATCCAGTTGCAGCAGAAGATCCGGCGTACCAACACCATTGCGCGTGTCTGAAGGGTTGATGATGTCTGCATATGCCATTCGGCCTGAAAAGCTCAAGGACAACATTGCTGCTGCGCTGGGCTCCCGGTTTCGCGAAATCAACGTGGCCCTCGATGAGGTGACGGTTGTGGTCGCGGTGTCGGACTATGTGGAAGCCATGCAGCTTCTGCGGGATGCCGAGGGTTGCCGTTTCGAGCAACTCATCGATCTGTGTGGTGTTGATTACTCGTCGTACGGCGATGTCCCCAACGAAGGCGCGCGCTACTGCGTGGTTTCCCATCTGCTGTCGGTGAGTCTGAACCAGCGCGTGCGCGTGAAGGTGTTCTGCGCGGATGATGATTTCCCCATGGTGCCTTCGGTGGCAGAGCTGTGGAACTCGGCGAACTGGTACGAGCGCGAGGCTTTCGACCTGTTCGGCATCGTTTTTGATGGCCACAACGACCTGCGCCGCATCCTGACCGACTACGGTTTCATTGGTCATCCGTTCCGCAAGGATTTCCCCTTGTCGGGCCATGTCGAGATGCGCTATGACGCCGAACAAAAGCGCGTGGTGTACGAGCCGGTCTCCATCGAGCCCCGTGAAATCACCCCGCGCATCATCCGCGAAGAAAAATATGGAGGCCTGCACTGAGCCGTGTCGCGCCTCATGTGATCCATCATGGCTGAAATCAAGAACTATTCCCTGAACTTCGGGCCGCAGCATCCGGCCGCGCACGGCGTGCTGCGCCTTGTGCTGGAACTCGACGGTGAAGTGGTGCAGCGTGCAGACCCCCACATCGGTCTGCTCCACCGCGCCACCGAAAAGCTGGCAGAACACAAGACCTACATCCAGTCGCTGCCCTACATGGACCGTCTGGACTACGTGTCCATGATGTGCAATGAGCATGCGTACTGCCTGGCCATCGAAAAGCTGCTGGGGCTGGAAGTGCCGGAGCGCGCGCAGTACATCCGCGTCATGTTCTCGGAAATCACGCGGTTGCTGAACCACCTC encodes the following:
- a CDS encoding NADH-quinone oxidoreductase subunit C; the encoded protein is MSAYAIRPEKLKDNIAAALGSRFREINVALDEVTVVVAVSDYVEAMQLLRDAEGCRFEQLIDLCGVDYSSYGDVPNEGARYCVVSHLLSVSLNQRVRVKVFCADDDFPMVPSVAELWNSANWYEREAFDLFGIVFDGHNDLRRILTDYGFIGHPFRKDFPLSGHVEMRYDAEQKRVVYEPVSIEPREITPRIIREEKYGGLH
- the secG gene encoding preprotein translocase subunit SecG, whose product is MNVIVNVVLAVQMLTALGMIGLILIQHGKGADMGAAFGSGSSGSLFGASGSANFLSRTTAVLAAVFFVATLALAYFGNARPAGSGSVLETPAAVAPTTGAPASEAAIAPAVPASGAAQIPTK
- a CDS encoding NuoB/complex I 20 kDa subunit family protein produces the protein MIEGVMKEGFITTSYDSVVNWAKTGSLWPMTFGLACCAVEMMHAAAARYDIGRFGAEVFRASPRQSDLMIVAGTLCNKMAPALRKVYDQMSEPRWVLSMGSCANGGGYYHYSYSVVRGCDRIVPVDVYVPGCPPTAEALIYGIIQLQQKIRRTNTIARV
- a CDS encoding NADH-quinone oxidoreductase subunit A, whose amino-acid sequence is MNLDQYLPVLLFILVGIAVGVVPLALGYILGPNRPDDAKNSPYECGFEAFEDARMKFDVRYYLVAILFILFDLEIAFLFPWAIALHEVGMTGFVAVVIFLAILVVGFAYEWKKGALDWE